Proteins co-encoded in one Halalkalicoccus subterraneus genomic window:
- a CDS encoding YIP1 family protein, translating into MTQWVENPTGGRERGPRGIARAWVEVLVRPRRFYRAGIAPGDQAPGLVFAVCVVSVASLLRVALAGETVVGTPYPTFGEQRALSIALVFSVIVALVAPLVLHLTAALQTLLLVPFAPDRAGVSETVQVIGYATAPCVFVGVPIPVVQALATGYGAALFGLGIGEVHAVSLPRALVLAALPAAAVFGIGFGGFEAVETLLHGAAGG; encoded by the coding sequence GTGACACAGTGGGTCGAGAACCCGACCGGCGGGCGCGAACGCGGTCCCCGCGGCATCGCTCGCGCGTGGGTCGAAGTGCTGGTTCGCCCGCGGCGGTTCTACCGCGCCGGTATCGCGCCCGGCGATCAGGCGCCCGGGCTGGTCTTCGCCGTCTGTGTGGTTTCTGTCGCCTCGCTCTTGCGGGTAGCTCTTGCCGGCGAGACCGTCGTCGGTACGCCCTACCCCACCTTCGGCGAGCAGCGAGCCCTCTCGATCGCGCTCGTCTTCTCGGTGATCGTCGCGCTCGTCGCCCCGCTGGTCTTACACCTCACTGCGGCGCTCCAGACGCTCCTCTTGGTACCGTTCGCCCCCGACCGGGCGGGAGTCAGCGAGACCGTCCAGGTGATCGGCTACGCGACGGCTCCCTGCGTCTTCGTCGGGGTCCCGATCCCGGTCGTCCAGGCGCTCGCGACGGGCTACGGTGCGGCGTTGTTCGGGCTCGGGATCGGCGAGGTCCACGCCGTCTCGCTTCCGCGAGCGCTCGTGCTGGCCGCCCTGCCGGCGGCCGCGGTGTTCGGTATCGGATTCGGCGGGTTCGAGGCCGTAGAAACGCTGCTGCACGGCGCCGCGGGCGGGTAG